From the genome of Aquipuribacter hungaricus:
GGGTGAGCATCTTCGGGCTGACCCCCGCCAGCTGCCGGGACAGCTCCGAGTACCGCATCACCCGTCCGCCGTGGGCGCCCGCAGCGTCGGACTTCTGCCCGGAGCCGTCGCCGCCGAGGGCGCACAGCACCAGGGTCACCCACTTGTCAGAGACCCGGTCCAGGAGCTGCCGGCTCGGGCACACGGCCAGGAACGCGTCGTACTCGACCTTGGCCCGGGTCTTCCTCTGGGCAGCCGTCACGGCCATGGGCGTCTCCTCGGTGACCAACACACTCCTGGGTGCCTGCTTCCCGGCGGGGAGCAGCAGCCGCAGACTCGCACAGGCAGCCGGTCACGCCTCGGACGCGAAAGCGGGCAGGCCAGGGCCCGACAGGTCGTCGACGGCAACCCGGCGACCGCACGCGACCAGGAGCAGCGACACCGCCGGACCGCAGACCTCGGGCCCTGTTCCCACGGACAGGTCGGCGTCCGTGGCGACGAGCCGGACGCGCGCGAGCACCTCCTTGGCCCCGCCGAACGAGGCCGGCGTCGAGGCCTGCAGGCGCAGGGCCCGGACCACCGCCTCCTCGGGGTACGCCCGGGCCAGCCCCAGGGGGCGGCGGATGTCCTCACCGTGGACCACCTCCTCGACGAGGCGGCTGTCCAGCGGGGCAGGCGGGGTGGTCGTCCGCGTCGCGACCGCCCTGAGCCGGTCCAGCGTCTGCCGCGGGGATGTGCCGCGGTACCGCTGGACGCCGTCCGCGTTCTGGCGCCCGAAGTCGAACCTGGCACGGGCCATGGCGACGACGAACCCCAGGCGTGTCGTCAGCGCGGAGTCGACCAGGTGGGCGGCGACGTCCTGCACGTCCCAGCCCTCGCAGAGCGAGGGACGCGTCCAGTCCCCCGTCTCGAGACCTTGTAGGTCCTCGATCAGGGCCCGGCGCTCCGCGTGCACCATCGGCCAGACGTCGCCCACAGGTCCTCCTCGTCGAGGACCACCGTGGTCCACCGCGTCGAGCGGCAGACCCACCGGTCCGGGCAGAGTCATCGGCACGGTGCTGGGGCGTGTCGAGGCGTCTCCGGCCCCGCGAGCCAGCACAGGCATCTGGGCAACCGCCAAGTGCCCCCGGGAACGACGAAGGCCCAGCCCGGCGCATCCGCCGACCTGGGCCTTCCTGTCTCAACCGTACGTGCGCCCGGAGGGACTCGAACCCCCAACCTTCTGATCCGTAGTCAGATGCTCTATCCGTTGAGCTACGGGCGCCCGATCGTCGCCAGGCGACGTGCGGACCGGACGAGGATACCGGACCCCAGGGGGTGCCGCGGTACGCCAGACCCGGCCCGGCCTAGCCGGACGATGCGGCCGTCGTCGCGGCGACGGTCCCGGCCGCCACCGCGGCCTGCATGGCTGCCACGGCGCTGCGCACGGCGTCAGCGGCCCAGGCCCCCTCGGCCACCACCTTGGCGCGGGCCTTGACCGCGCGGCGCTCGCGGCCGTCCAGCCCCGGCAGGACGGTGTGAGCCTTGTCGACGGCCAGCAGCAGGGCCGTGAGCGCCGCGGTCCGCTCGTCGGGGGTGAGGCCCACGACGAGGACGTCGTGGAGGCGGGCGCGGACGGCGTCCTCGTGCGCGGAGTCGGCCGCAGGCCACCGGGTGCGCGGGAACAGCCCGAGGACCCGGTCCGACCGGCGCTCGAGGACCCCGCGCCCCTCCAGCCTGTCCAGCAGCCGGGCACGCAGCCCCTTGCCGAGCCGACCGACGAGGTCCTGCGAGCCGCGGGGCCGCTCGGCGACGGTCGCCTGGGCCTGCTCCAGGAGCGGGTCCTCCAGCGGGGCGGCGTCGGCGACGGACACCCGCTCGCGCGCGTACCAGGGGCCGTCACGGGTGAGCTCGACGCGCCCCAGGAGCGCGAGCTCGAGCAGCAGCGCACCCCCGAGGACCAGGTCCGTCCTGGTCCCGTCGA
Proteins encoded in this window:
- a CDS encoding winged helix-turn-helix transcriptional regulator; protein product: MAVTAAQRKTRAKVEYDAFLAVCPSRQLLDRVSDKWVTLVLCALGGDGSGQKSDAAGAHGGRVMRYSELSRQLAGVSPKMLTQTLRSLERDGLVTRTVIATVPVTVTYELTDLGASLREAVRTIKAWAETHMDDVLAHRAAHDEPTG
- a CDS encoding maleylpyruvate isomerase family mycothiol-dependent enzyme, with translation MGDVWPMVHAERRALIEDLQGLETGDWTRPSLCEGWDVQDVAAHLVDSALTTRLGFVVAMARARFDFGRQNADGVQRYRGTSPRQTLDRLRAVATRTTTPPAPLDSRLVEEVVHGEDIRRPLGLARAYPEEAVVRALRLQASTPASFGGAKEVLARVRLVATDADLSVGTGPEVCGPAVSLLLVACGRRVAVDDLSGPGLPAFASEA
- a CDS encoding GOLPH3/VPS74 family protein, yielding MTLLAEDLLLLLLDDVTGAQTLDGTRTDLVLGGALLLELALLGRVELTRDGPWYARERVSVADAAPLEDPLLEQAQATVAERPRGSQDLVGRLGKGLRARLLDRLEGRGVLERRSDRVLGLFPRTRWPAADSAHEDAVRARLHDVLVVGLTPDERTAALTALLLAVDKAHTVLPGLDGRERRAVKARAKVVAEGAWAADAVRSAVAAMQAAVAAGTVAATTAASSG